One Candidatus Cloacimonadota bacterium DNA segment encodes these proteins:
- a CDS encoding T9SS type A sorting domain-containing protein, producing MKKALFLILLILVSNLLFSQVISFWQNSRNSSYTEDDQIYIRCETVDLQMLDTEIYYSSGTDWNSGDMENLSGMTYQAIVPVDPEETLLCRYKTESDTVVLMMPAFVPDDDFPVEVSELGFVSDDTVGDNQEGGTFLDLTEQYFGYSDSKFYVAMTNNGGGFPTDNGGWIPDEFYFYIGGILNPENVLQDTVLYGIVYCTIPFVAGPGLYKIQGGEIDLDALDPIGDVQSEIVGNTLILSCNIDDLVNDEDFGDWPNLSNSIGYQCLTNMITLQGEVGAADIAQPSLQNIDQYIVEPFTNILPEISDANYLILGGSTTVNCTYFDANSNFPIVAEIETFSSNGNREIYPMTPLSLDYSSPVNFLVDFPETDWNNLTIRFSDNGYEFVEESLTTSSEDLEISNNSFYINNYPNPFSSKTTISFQLNTEHTESTEIEVYNVRGQKIETFKDLQISKSPNQQIVWNAENYPSGIYFLKLRTDKNSITRKMILMQ from the coding sequence ATGAAGAAAGCACTTTTTTTAATTCTGTTGATTTTAGTATCGAATTTATTATTTTCACAGGTAATATCTTTCTGGCAAAACAGCAGGAACAGCTCTTATACGGAGGATGATCAGATTTATATCCGCTGTGAAACCGTCGATTTGCAGATGTTAGATACGGAAATTTACTATTCAAGCGGTACGGATTGGAATTCCGGGGATATGGAAAATTTATCGGGAATGACTTATCAGGCAATCGTTCCTGTCGATCCTGAAGAAACACTTTTATGTCGCTACAAAACGGAATCAGATACGGTTGTTTTGATGATGCCTGCGTTTGTTCCTGATGATGATTTTCCGGTGGAAGTTTCGGAACTTGGTTTTGTGTCAGACGATACAGTTGGAGACAATCAGGAAGGAGGAACATTTCTCGATCTGACAGAACAGTATTTCGGATACTCTGACTCTAAATTCTATGTTGCTATGACCAATAATGGTGGTGGTTTTCCAACCGATAATGGCGGCTGGATTCCGGATGAATTCTATTTTTATATCGGAGGAATTTTAAATCCTGAAAATGTCTTGCAGGATACAGTTCTTTATGGGATTGTTTACTGCACAATTCCCTTCGTTGCCGGTCCAGGTTTATATAAAATTCAAGGTGGAGAGATTGATCTGGATGCCCTCGATCCGATCGGGGATGTTCAATCCGAGATTGTTGGAAACACTCTGATATTATCCTGCAATATCGATGATCTTGTAAATGATGAAGATTTCGGAGATTGGCCCAATTTAAGCAATTCAATCGGTTATCAATGCTTGACGAATATGATCACTCTGCAGGGAGAAGTTGGTGCAGCTGATATTGCTCAGCCATCTCTGCAGAATATCGATCAATATATCGTCGAACCTTTTACTAATATTCTTCCTGAGATTTCAGATGCAAATTATCTCATTTTAGGTGGATCAACAACTGTAAATTGCACTTATTTTGATGCGAACAGTAATTTCCCTATTGTCGCAGAAATCGAAACTTTTTCATCAAATGGAAACAGGGAAATTTATCCAATGACTCCACTTTCTTTAGATTATTCATCTCCTGTAAACTTTCTTGTAGATTTTCCAGAAACTGATTGGAACAATCTCACTATTCGTTTCAGCGATAATGGATATGAATTTGTGGAAGAAAGCCTGACCACCTCATCCGAGGATCTGGAAATTTCCAATAATAGTTTTTACATAAATAATTATCCCAATCCTTTCAGTTCAAAAACGACTATCTCTTTTCAATTAAACACAGAGCACACGGAGAGCACAGAGATTGAGGTTTATAATGTAAGAGGGCAGAAGATCGAAACTTTCAAAGATCTTCAAATCTCCAAATCTCCAAATCAGCAAATTGTCTGGAATGCTGAAAATTATCCTTCCGGGATATATTTCCTGAAATTAAGAACTGATAAAAATTCGATTACGAGAAAGATGATCTTAATGCAATAG